The Rhinoraja longicauda isolate Sanriku21f chromosome 17, sRhiLon1.1, whole genome shotgun sequence genome includes a region encoding these proteins:
- the LOC144601667 gene encoding protein SPMIP1 gives MKNLIDSQSQKCWAELIDKESVTRVMWKGKYGDKFSLTPDTVARKDAKVFKLPARESVLPAIGSAKRQEGVRKVVPVSVLTAGPVAEMRGVSTQIRSLLYDGFSKEQRGRHLYLRKRAAKPPEERYHYPLLSSWTYGWRQGDVIGELQLPAHGRLRTINDTFFSKNGIFYKQSVTDALARPN, from the exons ATGAAAAACCTGATAGACAGCCAGAGTCAGAAATGCTGGGCCGAGCTGATTGACAAGGAGTCAGTCACCCGGGTAATGTGGAAGGGAAAGTATGGGGATAAGTTCTCCCTGACTCCCGACACAGTTGCCAGGAAAGATGCGAAAGTGTTCAAGCTTCCGGCCAGGGAGTCCGTCCTCCCGGCCATTGGCTCAGCCAAGCGGCAGGAAGGGGTGAGGAAGGTGGTCCCAGTGAGCGTGCTGACAGCCGGGCCGGTGGCGGAGATGAGGGGGGTCAGCACACAGATCCGCAGTCTGCTGTATGACGGCTTCTCCAAGGAGCAGAGGGGCCGCCACCTGTACCTGAGGAAGAGGGCGGCCAAACCGCCCGAGGAGAGGTACCactaccccctcctctcctcatgGACCTACGGCTGGAGGCAGG GTGATGTTATTGGGGAGCTCCAGTTACCTGCTCACGGCCGACTGAGGACCATTAACGACACTTTCTTCTCAAAAAACGGGATCTTCTACAAGCAATCGGTAACTGATGCCCTTGCACGGCCCAACTGA